The following proteins are encoded in a genomic region of Gossypium hirsutum isolate 1008001.06 chromosome D05, Gossypium_hirsutum_v2.1, whole genome shotgun sequence:
- the LOC107902434 gene encoding uncharacterized mitochondrial protein AtMg00810-like, with the protein MQKNENETLLIVSLYVDDLLVTSSRNELIEEFKKQMQDVFEMTNLGEITYFIGIEINQTQHAIFISQQAFSLKILSKFYMSNYKSASTPAAQGEKLSSKGDHKNVDEKGYRSLVGCLLYLTTSMPDIMFAISLLFRFMHCCNVARFKAA; encoded by the coding sequence ATGCAAAAAAATGAGAATGAGACCTTGTTGATTGTGTCATTGTATGTGGATGATTTGCTAGTAACTAGTAGCAGAAATGAGTTGATTGAAGAGTTCAAGAAGCAGATGCAAGATGTGTTTGAGATGACTAACTTAGGGGAGATAACTTACTTTATTGGCATTGAGATAAACCAGACTCAACATGCCATTTTTATAAGTCAACAAGCATTTTCTTTGAAGATTTTGAGTAAATTCTACATGTCAAACTACAAATCTGCTAGCACTCCAGCAGCACAAGGTGAAAAGCTCTCCAGCAAAGGTGACCATAAAAATGTGGATGAGAAAGGGTATAGAAGCCTTGTAGGTTGTCTGCTTTATTTGACAACATCAATGCCTGACATTATGTTTGCAATCAGCCTTCTATTTAGGTTCATGCACTGTTGTAATGTTGCTCGCTTCAAGGCAGCTTAG